The following are from one region of the Tachyglossus aculeatus isolate mTacAcu1 unplaced genomic scaffold, mTacAcu1.pri scaffold_152_arrow_ctg1, whole genome shotgun sequence genome:
- the LOC119923175 gene encoding LOW QUALITY PROTEIN: olfactory receptor 14A16-like (The sequence of the model RefSeq protein was modified relative to this genomic sequence to represent the inferred CDS: deleted 2 bases in 1 codon), translating to MSNVSMVMEFLLLGFSEVQELQLVHAALFLLFYLVALTGNLLIVTITALDQHLHTPKDFFLRHLSLLDLCNITTTVPKSILNSSLTNSRSISFQGCTTQVFLLILFGGSEVFILTAMSYDRYAAICCPLRYDIIMNREGCAKMAAASWLSGSLYSLMHTATTFSSHFCAPHIIHQFFCELPQFLKLMCPGEARAEVCVPVLSVILCLGCFVFILVSYVHIFLVVLKMPSTEGRTKAFSTCLPHLAVVTLYFFTSVFANLKPPSSSPSTLDLLLSVFYTVLPPTLNPLIYSLRNQDMKAVLGKIFSVHFISGVH from the exons ATGTCCAATGTCTCcatggtgatggaattcctcctgcttgggttctcggaggtccaggagctgcagctggtccatgctgcactgttcctcctgttctacctggtggccctgacggggaatctccttatcgtcaccatcaccgcccTTGACCAGCACCTCCACACTCCCAAGGACTTTTTCCTCAGGCACTTGTCCCTCTTAGATCTCTGCAACATCACTaccaccgtccccaagtccatcctcaatTCC TCCTTGACCAAcagcagatccatctccttccaggGGTGTACTACACAGGTCTTTTTATTGATTCtttttggtggttcagaggtttTCATCCTTacagcgatgtcctatgaccgctacgcagccatctgctgccccttgcgctatgacatcatcatgaacCGAGAGGGTTGTgcgaagatggccgccgcctcctggctcagcgggagtCTCTACTCCCTGATGCACACGGCCACCACCTTTTCCTCCCACTTTTGTGCTCCTCACAttatccaccagttcttctgtgaactCCCCCAGTTCCTCAAACTCATGTGCCCAGGAGAGGCCAGAGCAGAGGTCTGTGTTCCTGTCCTCAGTGTTATTTTGTGTTTGGGCTGCTTTGTATTCATCCTCGtgtcttatgtccacatcttcttggtggtgctgaagatgccgtccactgagggccggaccaaagccttctccacatgcctgcctcacctcgctgtgGTCACTCTGTATTTTTTCACGAGTGTATTTGCCAATCTGAAgccaccctcatcctccccatcgacgctggacctgctgctgtccgtgttctacacagtgctgccccccaccctgaaccccctcatctacagcctgaggaaccaggacatgaaggctgTCCTGGGGAAGATCTTCTCTGTGCACTTCATTTCTGGGGTGCACTGA